In Phormidium ambiguum IAM M-71, the DNA window AGGTGCTTGTACCACTGGAGGTGCTGGCTCTTGCACCACTGGAGGTGCTGGCTCTTGCACCACTGGAGGTGCTGGCTCTTGCACCACTGGAGGTGCTGGCTCTTGCACCACTGGAGGTGCTGGCTCTTGCACCACTGGAGGTGCTGGCTCTTGTACCACTGGAGGTGCTGGCTCTTGTACCACTGGAGGTGCTGGCTCTTGTACCACTGGAGGTGCTGGCTCTTGCACCACTGGAGGTGCTGGCGGAACTATTGCCGTCGGTTTATTCACAAAAGCTTCACTTCCACCATTAGCAAACGCTTGAACGTGGAAACCAACGCGCAAAGCACCACTGGTCATAGCACTGAAAACATCACTTAAGGTTTTTCCAGGATTCAAATTAAAGAGAACGCTAACCCATTCTCCTGGGTTGACACCATTTGGAGCAGTGGCACCTGTAGGCTCAATGCTGAAATCTTCGTCAAAGTTATTTCCTCCCGGCAGATTACCGATTTTATTTGGTACTGCAAAAGCAACAC includes these proteins:
- a CDS encoding PEP-CTERM sorting domain-containing protein (PEP-CTERM proteins occur, often in large numbers, in the proteomes of bacteria that also encode an exosortase, a predicted intramembrane cysteine proteinase. The presence of a PEP-CTERM domain at a protein's C-terminus predicts cleavage within the sorting domain, followed by covalent anchoring to some some component of the (usually Gram-negative) cell surface. Many PEP-CTERM proteins exhibit an unusual sequence composition that includes large numbers of potential glycosylation sites. Expression of one such protein has been shown restore the ability of a bacterium to form floc, a type of biofilm.), encoding MKNAFSTIIGSSLLAASVSISSSLIASPARAMQFGFDNRTTNNTGNVLTGESQLFLDITDAMGGESGSATQALFKFSNVGPNASSITQIYFDDLDSNPFLKGITSISDSGAGVAFAVPNKIGNLPGGNNFDEDFSIEPTGATAPNGVNPGEWVSVLFNLNPGKTLSDVFSAMTSGALRVGFHVQAFANGGSEAFVNKPTAIVPPAPPVVQEPAPPVVQEPAPPVVQEPAPPVVQEPAPPVVQEPAPPVVQEPAPPVVQEPAPPVVQEPAPPVVQEPAPPVVQAPPAQPEVKSVPEPTSVGALLLAGFTALGLGKKRRENEQ